From the Acidilutibacter cellobiosedens genome, one window contains:
- a CDS encoding IS110 family RNA-guided transposase encodes MNYKQNDRLNQLTYETLIVGVDIAKEFHVARAQDIRGIEFGKSIKFNNSLSGYLEFENWINEIKVVEEKEQVIIGMEPTGHYWLNIARYLKANDYTVVTVNPMHVKKIKELDDNLQTKTDKKDAKIIAQLVKDARYSTPNLLEGEYEELRNAKNLRQVVIKDLNRTKNQIHNWLDRYFPEYKEAYASWESKSFIKIIKKYIFPSVIERIPPNEIYEMLPPKMRRGVGLGKIERLVTASKNSIGIKEGLSFAKLEIKFLLDKYESFLEQIEEIDDYVTKICNQLDETKKIMQIKGVGLVTASGIVAELGDIRKYKTPKQMIKMAGLSLTENSSGKVKGATSISRRGRKDLRRLLYQVILGMIRTNTAFKEMYIYYTTRRKNQLTGKQAIIALCRKLLRIIHTIILKDVDYDESKMMSQIKYPDEFLNSVA; translated from the coding sequence ATGAATTATAAACAAAATGATAGATTAAATCAATTGACATATGAAACACTAATTGTTGGAGTTGACATAGCAAAAGAATTTCATGTAGCAAGAGCACAAGATATTAGAGGCATAGAGTTTGGAAAATCAATTAAATTCAATAATTCCCTTTCAGGATATTTAGAGTTTGAGAATTGGATTAATGAAATTAAAGTGGTTGAGGAGAAGGAACAAGTAATTATAGGTATGGAACCAACAGGACATTACTGGTTAAATATAGCAAGATATCTTAAAGCTAATGACTATACAGTGGTTACAGTAAATCCAATGCATGTAAAAAAGATAAAAGAGTTAGATGATAACCTTCAAACAAAAACAGATAAAAAAGATGCAAAGATTATTGCACAGCTAGTAAAAGATGCAAGATATTCTACCCCGAATTTGCTTGAAGGTGAGTATGAAGAGCTAAGGAATGCTAAGAACTTAAGGCAAGTTGTAATAAAGGATTTAAATCGTACTAAAAATCAGATTCACAATTGGTTAGACAGATACTTTCCAGAATACAAAGAAGCATATGCCAGCTGGGAATCGAAATCATTTATAAAGATAATTAAAAAGTATATCTTTCCGTCTGTAATTGAAAGAATACCACCAAATGAAATCTATGAGATGCTACCTCCAAAGATGAGAAGAGGTGTAGGCCTTGGGAAGATAGAAAGACTTGTAACAGCTAGTAAAAATAGCATAGGGATAAAAGAAGGACTTTCATTTGCAAAATTAGAAATAAAATTTCTTTTAGACAAATATGAAAGCTTTTTAGAGCAAATTGAAGAAATAGATGATTATGTAACCAAGATTTGCAATCAACTAGATGAAACAAAGAAGATAATGCAAATTAAGGGTGTTGGGCTCGTAACGGCAAGTGGCATAGTTGCTGAATTAGGAGATATAAGAAAGTACAAGACTCCGAAACAAATGATAAAAATGGCAGGGCTTTCTTTAACAGAAAATAGTTCTGGTAAGGTAAAAGGTGCAACATCTATAAGCAGAAGAGGACGTAAAGATCTCCGCCGATTATTGTACCAGGTAATACTTGGGATGATACGGACAAATACTGCATTTAAAGAAATGTACATTTATTATACTACAAGGCGAAAAAATCAGCTTACTGGGAAACAAGCTATAATAGCATTATGCAGAAAACTATTAAGAATAATCCATACAATAATTTTGAAAGATGTCGATTATGATGAAAGTAAAATGATGTCACAAATAAAATATCCAGATGAGTTTTTAAATTCAGTTGCTTAA
- a CDS encoding winged helix-turn-helix domain-containing protein has translation MKKIDKALSSSPRNTGLNFSNWTGQLIVLFVKNKFNKTIALGTAYNILHRLNYSKTRPKKTDKRVKKKTLENFWSELNGLLESKDEDTVIVYKDEAIITSEPTISSV, from the coding sequence TTGAAAAAAATTGATAAAGCCTTATCGTCAAGCCCAAGAAATACAGGTTTAAATTTTAGTAACTGGACGGGGCAGCTTATTGTTTTATTTGTTAAGAACAAATTTAATAAAACTATAGCCCTTGGAACTGCCTACAACATTCTTCACCGGTTAAACTACTCCAAGACTCGTCCAAAGAAAACAGATAAAAGAGTAAAAAAAAAAACCTTAGAAAATTTTTGGAGTGAACTTAACGGCTTACTTGAATCTAAAGATGAAGACACCGTAATTGTATACAAAGATGAAGCAATAATTACATCTGAACCTACAATTTCTTCGGTTTAG
- a CDS encoding IS256 family transposase encodes MEASANLISRITDKLMSAVAEWQSHSLDPIYQMVFLDGIIFKVRKDSRIVNKCLYSVLGISMEGHKEILGMWLSENESASFWVIVCNELKNRGVEDILIACRDNLSGFSNTIEMVFPKTEQQLCVIHQIRNSTKYVS; translated from the coding sequence ATTGAAGCATCTGCAAACCTAATAAGCCGTATTACAGATAAACTGATGTCGGCTGTTGCGGAATGGCAATCACATTCTCTTGACCCAATTTATCAAATGGTATTTCTGGATGGGATAATATTTAAAGTACGTAAGGATAGCCGAATAGTTAATAAATGCCTTTACTCTGTTCTTGGAATCAGTATGGAAGGCCACAAAGAAATTCTTGGGATGTGGTTATCGGAAAATGAAAGTGCCAGCTTTTGGGTCATAGTATGTAACGAATTGAAGAACCGAGGAGTTGAAGACATTTTAATTGCTTGCCGTGACAATCTTTCAGGGTTTTCCAATACGATTGAGATGGTTTTTCCAAAGACAGAACAGCAGCTTTGCGTTATACACCAAATACGAAATTCTACAAAATATGTATCATAA
- a CDS encoding Rpn family recombination-promoting nuclease/putative transposase, translating into MKNEIVNKHDAVFKEVFSQKRIAKDFIENNIPKEALDIIDTNSMELIKDTFINKELQGSFSDLIYEVKINNRDAYICFLLEHKSYRDKLTIFQLNKYILEAWTAVIQKENREELPIILPIVVYHGEKEWSIKTDLRDMIPEFYELPEYFKDRIPVFGYDLINIGKSGRIDFKKFNKLTALMLTAFRDAFEKDLKTVLREFLLAVEEAEKEEGEEAIRYYVEIYIRYIENIHRDLTEEDIEGEIEKLGGKGAVTMSILQKREEKGKQEGKREGKREGRQEGIKEIAKNLLKEGIEIAFVAKTTGLSKSEVEKLKEEI; encoded by the coding sequence GTGAAAAATGAAATAGTTAATAAACATGATGCCGTGTTTAAGGAAGTATTCAGTCAAAAAAGAATAGCAAAGGACTTTATAGAAAATAATATACCTAAAGAAGCATTGGATATAATAGATACAAACAGTATGGAGCTAATAAAAGATACATTTATAAACAAAGAATTACAGGGAAGTTTTTCTGATTTAATATATGAGGTAAAAATAAATAACAGGGATGCATATATATGTTTTCTGTTAGAGCACAAATCCTATAGAGATAAACTCACCATATTTCAATTAAATAAATATATACTTGAAGCATGGACGGCAGTGATACAAAAAGAAAACAGAGAGGAATTACCGATAATTTTACCTATAGTAGTTTATCATGGGGAGAAAGAATGGAGTATAAAGACGGATTTGAGAGATATGATACCTGAATTTTACGAACTGCCGGAATACTTTAAAGACAGGATACCGGTATTTGGATATGATTTAATAAATATAGGGAAGAGCGGAAGAATTGATTTTAAAAAGTTCAACAAATTAACGGCTCTGATGTTAACTGCATTCAGAGATGCCTTTGAAAAGGATTTAAAGACTGTATTAAGAGAATTTCTGTTAGCAGTGGAAGAAGCGGAAAAAGAAGAAGGAGAAGAAGCAATAAGGTATTATGTTGAAATATATATAAGATATATAGAGAATATTCACAGAGATTTAACAGAAGAAGACATAGAGGGAGAAATTGAAAAATTAGGAGGAAAGGGGGCTGTTACTATGAGTATATTACAAAAAAGAGAAGAAAAAGGGAAACAAGAAGGAAAAAGAGAAGGGAAAAGAGAAGGAAGACAAGAAGGAATAAAGGAAATAGCTAAGAATTTGTTAAAAGAAGGAATAGAAATAGCCTTTGTAGCGAAGACTACAGGTCTTTCAAAGAGTGAAGTAGAAAAATTAAAAGAAGAGATTTAG
- a CDS encoding DUF1848 family protein, with the protein METLAEAIGPTARKYGIEFQSCCENYDLTAFGIHQGGCIDLSMIEKVRHQNIFIFQHIDVII; encoded by the coding sequence ATAGAAACCCTTGCCGAAGCAATCGGGCCAACTGCACGGAAATATGGCATCGAATTTCAAAGCTGTTGCGAAAACTATGATTTGACCGCATTTGGCATTCATCAAGGAGGGTGTATTGACCTGTCAATGATTGAAAAGGTTCGACATCAAAATATCTTTATCTTTCAACATATTGATGTTATAATCTGA
- a CDS encoding DDE-type integrase/transposase/recombinase, translated as MSQIITYLLLYNQYLLNRIYELTLFIAKYIPLKQWAFDDSKSPYYQKFKIDKLPIIKKFFKQDYSFLLEYYLWKYGKPVKPVQRRNGKSIPEDIFCPLCGAPHQYIYDNNGGKGQYQCKVCGQTFITGKQAASPLVLICPYCGHALAAKKDRKHFIVHKCVNKNCSYYKNNLKLLPKDSDPSEKYKYKLHYIYREFTLDFFSMDLHQLPSWATSFKFRKNNAHIMGLCLTYHVNLGLSLRKTAEAMREIHNINISHTMVASYARTAAVLIKPFVDTFDYSPSNNLAADETYIKIKGLKGYVWLIMDTVSRSILGYQVSKSRDVGPCILTMRMAFDKFRKFPGKALKFISDGYSAYPLATQQFKIEKDWDFNVTQVIGLTNDDAVTKEYRPFKQKIERLNRTLKASYRVTCGYGTDDGAYYGVNLWVAYYNFLRPHELYSWKRPLNEVDMLKNAGNMPGKWQLLIFLGQQVILNMQENPAS; from the coding sequence ATGTCTCAAATTATAACTTATTTACTACTATATAATCAATACTTACTTAATCGAATTTATGAATTAACTTTATTTATCGCAAAATATATTCCTCTTAAACAATGGGCCTTTGATGATTCTAAAAGTCCTTATTATCAGAAATTTAAAATAGATAAGCTTCCAATAATTAAAAAATTCTTTAAACAGGATTACAGTTTTTTACTTGAATACTATCTTTGGAAATATGGTAAACCTGTAAAACCGGTTCAACGTCGTAATGGTAAATCTATTCCTGAAGATATATTTTGCCCTCTCTGTGGTGCTCCTCATCAATACATTTACGATAATAATGGTGGTAAAGGCCAATATCAATGTAAAGTCTGTGGTCAAACTTTTATTACAGGTAAACAAGCAGCTTCTCCTTTGGTTCTTATTTGCCCTTATTGCGGACATGCTTTAGCTGCTAAAAAAGATCGTAAACACTTTATTGTGCATAAATGTGTCAATAAGAATTGTTCTTACTACAAGAACAATTTAAAGCTGCTTCCCAAAGACTCAGATCCTAGTGAGAAGTATAAATACAAGCTCCATTATATCTATCGTGAATTTACGCTGGATTTCTTTTCTATGGATTTACATCAGCTTCCGTCATGGGCTACTAGTTTTAAGTTTAGAAAGAACAATGCTCATATTATGGGACTTTGTCTTACTTACCATGTTAATCTTGGTTTATCTCTCCGTAAAACTGCTGAAGCTATGCGTGAAATCCATAATATTAATATCTCTCACACTATGGTTGCAAGCTATGCAAGAACTGCTGCCGTATTAATTAAGCCTTTTGTAGATACATTCGATTACAGTCCTTCAAATAACTTAGCTGCTGATGAAACCTATATCAAAATTAAAGGACTCAAGGGTTATGTTTGGCTCATTATGGATACTGTTTCTCGCTCTATTCTTGGTTATCAAGTCTCTAAAAGTCGTGACGTCGGCCCTTGTATACTTACCATGAGAATGGCTTTTGATAAATTTAGAAAATTCCCCGGTAAAGCTTTAAAATTTATATCTGATGGTTACAGTGCTTATCCTTTAGCTACTCAACAGTTTAAAATTGAAAAGGACTGGGACTTTAATGTTACTCAAGTTATTGGTTTGACTAATGATGATGCTGTAACTAAAGAGTATCGTCCCTTTAAACAAAAGATTGAACGCCTTAACCGTACTCTCAAAGCTTCTTATCGTGTTACTTGTGGTTATGGTACCGATGATGGTGCTTATTATGGTGTAAACCTTTGGGTTGCTTACTATAACTTCCTGCGTCCTCATGAACTTTATAGTTGGAAACGTCCTTTAAATGAGGTTGATATGCTTAAGAATGCCGGCAATATGCCCGGTAAATGGCAGCTTCTTATCTTTTTAGGACAGCAAGTCATTCTTAATATGCAAGAAAATCCTGCATCTTGA
- a CDS encoding Rpn family recombination-promoting nuclease/putative transposase: protein MKNEIVNKHDAVFKEVFSQKRIAKDFIENNIPKEALDIIDTNSMELIKDTFINKELQGSFSDLIYEVKINNRDAYICFLLEHKSYRDKLTIFQLNKYILEAWTAVIQKENREELPIILPIVVYHGEKEWSIKTDLRDMIPEFYELPEYFKDRIPVFGYDLINIGKSGRIDFKKFNKLTALMLTAFRDAFEKDLKTVLREFLLAVEEAEKEEGEEAIRYYVEIYIRYIENIHRDLTEEDIEGEIEKLGGKGAVTMSILQKREEKGKQEGKREGIKEIAKNLLKEGIEIAFVAKTTGLSKSEVEKLKEEI from the coding sequence GTGAAAAATGAAATAGTTAATAAACATGATGCCGTGTTTAAGGAAGTATTCAGTCAAAAAAGAATAGCAAAGGACTTTATAGAAAATAATATACCTAAAGAAGCATTGGATATAATAGATACAAACAGTATGGAGCTAATAAAAGATACATTTATAAACAAAGAATTACAGGGAAGTTTTTCTGATTTAATATATGAGGTAAAAATAAATAACAGGGATGCATATATATGTTTTCTGTTAGAGCACAAATCCTATAGAGATAAACTCACCATATTTCAATTAAATAAATATATACTTGAAGCATGGACGGCAGTGATACAAAAAGAAAACAGAGAGGAATTACCGATAATTTTACCTATAGTAGTTTATCATGGGGAGAAAGAATGGAGTATAAAGACGGATTTGAGAGATATGATACCTGAATTTTATGAACTGCCGGAATACTTTAAAGACAGGATACCGGTATTTGGATATGATTTAATAAATATAGGGAAGAGCGGAAGAATTGATTTTAAAAAGTTCAACAAATTAACGGCTCTGATGTTAACTGCATTCAGAGATGCCTTTGAAAAGGATTTAAAGACTGTATTAAGAGAATTTCTGTTAGCAGTGGAAGAAGCGGAAAAAGAAGAAGGAGAAGAAGCAATAAGGTATTATGTTGAAATATATATAAGATATATAGAGAATATTCACAGAGATTTAACAGAAGAAGACATAGAGGGAGAAATTGAAAAATTAGGAGGAAAGGGGGCTGTTACTATGAGTATATTACAAAAAAGAGAAGAAAAAGGGAAACAAGAAGGAAAGAGAGAAGGAATAAAGGAAATAGCTAAGAATTTATTAAAAGAAGGAATAGAAATAGCCTTTGTAGCGAAGACTACAGGTCTTTCAAAGAGTGAAGTAGAAAAATTAAAAGAAGAGATTTAG
- a CDS encoding histidine phosphatase family protein, whose product MDKTKFKMITICLVRHGETAWNIQGRLQGRKDVELNNNGRNQAMACAEYLKKEPWDTIVTSPLKRAKETAFIIGKIIGINDIYILDNFIERDFGSASGLLYEEKKMKFPDDAIFDEEDWSSFEDRVAKGIKFLINKYNNKKIIVVTHAGVISSVLPMISNGEFKLKGVKLKNTCINIINYDKGKWKVTLYNYDVMK is encoded by the coding sequence TTGGATAAAACTAAATTTAAAATGATAACTATATGCTTAGTTAGGCATGGTGAAACGGCTTGGAATATCCAAGGTAGATTACAAGGAAGAAAAGATGTTGAACTTAATAACAATGGGCGCAATCAGGCTATGGCTTGTGCCGAATATTTAAAAAAAGAGCCATGGGATACAATAGTTACTAGTCCGTTAAAGCGTGCTAAAGAGACAGCTTTTATTATAGGGAAAATTATAGGAATTAATGATATATACATATTAGATAATTTTATTGAAAGAGATTTTGGTTCAGCATCAGGCTTATTATATGAAGAAAAAAAAATGAAATTTCCAGATGATGCTATTTTTGATGAGGAAGATTGGAGCTCATTTGAAGATAGAGTTGCTAAGGGAATAAAATTCTTGATAAATAAATATAATAATAAGAAAATTATAGTTGTTACACATGCAGGCGTTATAAGTTCTGTTTTACCAATGATATCCAACGGAGAATTCAAATTAAAAGGTGTTAAATTAAAAAATACATGCATTAATATTATAAATTATGATAAAGGGAAATGGAAAGTAACTCTTTATAATTATGATGTGATGAAATGA
- a CDS encoding 4'-phosphopantetheinyl transferase family protein, which produces MKIYAVKISDINEEELDKLCLSIDSEKRHRIERFINKRDKIRASIGEILVRSIIIRELNIENEHIKFEENLLYGKPYLHGYLDFNFNISHSEDFVVCAVDSKPVGIDIEAVKCIEYKDIAQNFFTEREFNYIVKQKSDIQLSRFYEIWTLKESYMKCIGKGFSIPLKSFSVCMDEYESIRVIDDNQNENYIFKIFDISMDYKMAVCSLNREISDNIIVIDQNSLINNYFDLFQGDEVYNGNQ; this is translated from the coding sequence ATGAAAATCTATGCCGTGAAAATTTCAGATATTAATGAAGAAGAATTAGATAAGCTGTGTCTATCCATTGATTCGGAGAAAAGACATAGAATTGAGAGATTTATCAATAAAAGGGATAAGATCAGAGCATCAATCGGAGAAATATTGGTGAGGAGTATAATCATCAGAGAACTGAATATTGAAAATGAACATATAAAATTTGAAGAAAATCTATTATATGGGAAGCCATATCTGCACGGCTATCTGGATTTCAACTTTAATATATCTCATTCCGAAGATTTTGTAGTATGTGCGGTTGACAGCAAACCCGTAGGGATTGATATTGAAGCTGTTAAGTGTATTGAATATAAGGATATAGCCCAAAACTTTTTTACTGAAAGGGAATTTAATTATATAGTGAAACAAAAATCGGATATTCAATTGAGTAGATTCTATGAAATATGGACTCTGAAAGAGAGTTATATGAAATGTATCGGGAAAGGGTTTTCGATACCGTTAAAATCCTTTTCTGTTTGTATGGATGAATATGAAAGTATCAGAGTAATTGATGATAACCAAAATGAGAATTATATATTTAAAATATTTGATATAAGTATGGACTACAAAATGGCTGTTTGTTCGCTAAATAGGGAAATTTCAGACAATATAATAGTGATAGACCAAAACAGTTTAATCAACAACTATTTTGATTTATTTCAAGGAGATGAGGTTTATAATGGAAATCAATAA
- a CDS encoding DUF1848 family protein, with the protein METLAEAIGPTARKYGIEFQSCCENYDLTAFGIHQGGCIDLSMIEKVRHQNIFIFQHIDVII; encoded by the coding sequence ATAGAAACCCTTGCCGAAGCAATCGGGCCAACTGCACGGAAATATGGCATCGAATTTCAAAGCTGTTGCGAAAACTATGATTTGACCGCATTTGGCATTCATCAAGGAGGGTGTATTGACCTGTCAATGATTGAAAAGGTTCGACATCAAAATATCTTTATCTTTCAACATATTGATGTTATAATTTGA
- a CDS encoding helix-turn-helix domain-containing protein, whose translation MRKKLEVNPKYASYDMLKQLYQTEKDVRLKIRLLAILHFFEGYTSLQVAKLLHQSDSTVRRYLHRYNKAGLAGLKEIPHPPKKTY comes from the coding sequence ATGAGAAAAAAACTTGAGGTTAATCCTAAATATGCTTCATATGATATGTTGAAGCAACTATATCAAACTGAAAAAGATGTAAGGCTTAAAATCAGGTTACTTGCAATTTTACACTTCTTTGAAGGATATACAAGCCTTCAAGTAGCTAAGTTGTTACATCAATCCGATTCTACAGTCAGAAGATATCTTCATAGATATAATAAAGCCGGATTGGCGGGCCTGAAAGAAATACCCCACCCGCCTAAAAAAACATACTAA